From a region of the Coffea arabica cultivar ET-39 chromosome 3e, Coffea Arabica ET-39 HiFi, whole genome shotgun sequence genome:
- the LOC113736768 gene encoding uncharacterized protein isoform X1, giving the protein MIDTALIAEKLKEFGYQQRYLERKIGWLMSFDRDIRQWKCGKAGVVNLQKVSSIVRDIGEPCLHQSSIKVVITINKMLKPDKWQATFNGDGKVSGFQKVLKLIILGGVDPSIRPEVWEFLLGCYALSSTAEYRRQLRTARRERYTELIKQCQTMHSSIGTGSLAYVVGSKVMDMRTSSKDEGKREAEVQSRQASDVDTNKPDSYTNGNNNCTDTSHAYKRESSSDSGDLLSVRGSLIGAAYDSSCFLPASPISVHYKCSSPNPVKETFGSNFQAENYFDFPPLPVTDLFEKRKKDKKGFRSFDGGLSTRRRLRFGDEYMHSFRISNNADLVVESNHSAPDDILRCSNSESDVCWDGHNPVSWSENLVYETEVLNKLRISDAPETPPINAATSEAGTVSEDRVSEWLWTLHRIVVDVVRTDSHLEFYEDTKNLARMSDILAVYAWVDPRTGYCQGMSDLLSPFVVLFEDNADAFWCFEMLLRRMRENFQMEGPTGVMKQLQGLWHILELTDKEMFSHLSLIGAESLHFAFRMLLVLFRRELSFNEALSMWEMMWAADFDESLSCHLDDNCPELLVIQIPRDSRAEMEQESIDNSPSCLKGGASSKKGHLEHSVSDNTGIKSASAHPFCGLAKTFWSRNDRLHVGTALSTMGNGDDELPVFCVAAILIMNRQKIIRETHSIDDLIKIFNDNLLKIRVKRCIRTAIKLRKKYFYKLIKSRSPAAESVD; this is encoded by the exons AGGTTGTTATAACT ATAAACAAAATGCTCAAGCCTGATAAGTGGCAGGCAACTTTCAATGGAGATGGAAAAGTTTCTGGTTTTCAGAAAGTTCtgaaattgattattttgggG GGTGTGGATCCGTCTATAAGGCCTGAAGTATGGGAGTTTCTGTTGGGTTGTTATGCTTTGAGTAGTACGGCTGAATACCGTAGGCAGTTGAGAACTGCCAGGAG GGAGCGTTACACAGAACTTATTAAGCAATGTCAAACGATGCACTCAAGCATAGGAACCGGTTCCCTTGCCTACGTCGTTGGATCCAAGGTCATGGATATGAGAACCAGTTCCAAAGATGAAGGGAAAAGGGAAGCTGAAGTCCAAAGTAGACAAGCCTCTGATGTTGATACTAACAAGCCAGACAGTTACACTAATGGGAATAATAATTGTACAGATACATCACATGCATATAAAAGGGAAAGTTCTAGTGATTCTGGTGACCTTTTAAGTGTAAGAGGGAGCTTAATTGGTGCAGCATATGACTCTTCCTGTTTCCTGCCTGCCTCACCTATTTCTGTTCATTATAAGTGCAGTTCCCCAAATCCTGTGAAAGAAACATTTGGATCAAATTTTCAAGCTGAGAATTATTTTGATTTCCCTCCCTTACCTGTAACAGATTTGTTTGAGAAACGGAAAAAGGATAAGAAAGGATTCAGGTCATTTGATGGAGGACTTTCCACCCGCCGTAGATTGAGATTTGGAGATGAGTACATGCATAGTTTTCGAATTAGTAACAATGCAGATCTAGTTGTTGAATCAAACCATTCTGCACCTGATGATATTTTACGTTGTTCAAACTCTGAAAGTGATGTTTGTTGGGATGGGCATAATCCTGTTTCATGGTCTGAGAATCTAGTATATGAAACTGAGGTGCTTAACAAACTTAGGATATCTGATGCACCAGAAACTCCACCTATAAATGCAGCCACATCTGAAGCCGGGACTGTTAGTGAAGACAGAGTGTCTGAATGGCTTTGGACACTGCATCGGATAG TTGTTGATGTAGTTCGAACAGATAGTCATCTTGAATTTTATGAGGATACAAAAAATTTGGCACGAATGTCTGATATTCTTGCTGTTTATGCATGGGTTGATCCTAGAACTGGATATTGCCAAG GTATGAGCGATTTGCTGTCTCCTTTTGTTGTCCTCTTCGAGGATAATGCTGATGCTTTTTGGTGCTTCGAGATGCTTCTAAGGAGAATG CGTGAAAACTTCCAAATGGAAGGCCCAACAGGTGTCATGAAACAGTTGCAAGGACTGTGGCACATCTTGGAGCTTACAGATAAAGAAATGTTTTCCCACCTATCCCTGATAGGTGCTGAGAGCCTGCATTTTGCTTTCCGGATGCTACTGGTACTTTTCCGGCGGGAGTTGTCTTTCAATGAGGCTCTGTCTATGTGGGAG ATGATGTGGGCAGCTGATTTTGATGAATCTTTGTCTTGCCATCTGGATGACAATTGCCCAGAACTATTAGTAATACAGATCCCTAGGGACTCTAGAGCAGAAATGGAACAAGAAAGCATTGACAATAGTCCTAGTTGTTTAAAGGGTGGTGCATCATCCAAAAAGGGACACCTAGAACACTCCGTATCTGACAACACAGGCATAAAGTCAGCATCAGCTCATCCCTTTTGTGGTTTGGCAAAAACATTTTGGTCCAGAAATGACCGCTTGCATGTTGGTACTGCATTATCAACAATGGGAAATGGCGATGATGAATTACCTGTTTTCTGTGTGGCAGCAATTCTTATCATGAACCGTCAAAAAATTATTCGAGAAACACATTCCATAGATGATCTAATAAAG ATATTTAACGACAATTTGTTAAAGATCAGGGTCAAGAGATGCATACGTACGGCTATCAAACTACGAAAGAAGTACTTTTACAAA CTGATCAAGAGCAGGAGCCCTGCAGCTGAGAGTGTTGACTAG
- the LOC113736768 gene encoding rab GTPase-activating protein 22 isoform X2, producing the protein MIDTALIAEKLKEFGYQQRYLERKIGWLMSFDRDIRQWKCGKAGVVNLQKVSSIVRDIGEPCLHQSSIKINKMLKPDKWQATFNGDGKVSGFQKVLKLIILGGVDPSIRPEVWEFLLGCYALSSTAEYRRQLRTARRERYTELIKQCQTMHSSIGTGSLAYVVGSKVMDMRTSSKDEGKREAEVQSRQASDVDTNKPDSYTNGNNNCTDTSHAYKRESSSDSGDLLSVRGSLIGAAYDSSCFLPASPISVHYKCSSPNPVKETFGSNFQAENYFDFPPLPVTDLFEKRKKDKKGFRSFDGGLSTRRRLRFGDEYMHSFRISNNADLVVESNHSAPDDILRCSNSESDVCWDGHNPVSWSENLVYETEVLNKLRISDAPETPPINAATSEAGTVSEDRVSEWLWTLHRIVVDVVRTDSHLEFYEDTKNLARMSDILAVYAWVDPRTGYCQGMSDLLSPFVVLFEDNADAFWCFEMLLRRMRENFQMEGPTGVMKQLQGLWHILELTDKEMFSHLSLIGAESLHFAFRMLLVLFRRELSFNEALSMWEMMWAADFDESLSCHLDDNCPELLVIQIPRDSRAEMEQESIDNSPSCLKGGASSKKGHLEHSVSDNTGIKSASAHPFCGLAKTFWSRNDRLHVGTALSTMGNGDDELPVFCVAAILIMNRQKIIRETHSIDDLIKIFNDNLLKIRVKRCIRTAIKLRKKYFYKLIKSRSPAAESVD; encoded by the exons AG ATAAACAAAATGCTCAAGCCTGATAAGTGGCAGGCAACTTTCAATGGAGATGGAAAAGTTTCTGGTTTTCAGAAAGTTCtgaaattgattattttgggG GGTGTGGATCCGTCTATAAGGCCTGAAGTATGGGAGTTTCTGTTGGGTTGTTATGCTTTGAGTAGTACGGCTGAATACCGTAGGCAGTTGAGAACTGCCAGGAG GGAGCGTTACACAGAACTTATTAAGCAATGTCAAACGATGCACTCAAGCATAGGAACCGGTTCCCTTGCCTACGTCGTTGGATCCAAGGTCATGGATATGAGAACCAGTTCCAAAGATGAAGGGAAAAGGGAAGCTGAAGTCCAAAGTAGACAAGCCTCTGATGTTGATACTAACAAGCCAGACAGTTACACTAATGGGAATAATAATTGTACAGATACATCACATGCATATAAAAGGGAAAGTTCTAGTGATTCTGGTGACCTTTTAAGTGTAAGAGGGAGCTTAATTGGTGCAGCATATGACTCTTCCTGTTTCCTGCCTGCCTCACCTATTTCTGTTCATTATAAGTGCAGTTCCCCAAATCCTGTGAAAGAAACATTTGGATCAAATTTTCAAGCTGAGAATTATTTTGATTTCCCTCCCTTACCTGTAACAGATTTGTTTGAGAAACGGAAAAAGGATAAGAAAGGATTCAGGTCATTTGATGGAGGACTTTCCACCCGCCGTAGATTGAGATTTGGAGATGAGTACATGCATAGTTTTCGAATTAGTAACAATGCAGATCTAGTTGTTGAATCAAACCATTCTGCACCTGATGATATTTTACGTTGTTCAAACTCTGAAAGTGATGTTTGTTGGGATGGGCATAATCCTGTTTCATGGTCTGAGAATCTAGTATATGAAACTGAGGTGCTTAACAAACTTAGGATATCTGATGCACCAGAAACTCCACCTATAAATGCAGCCACATCTGAAGCCGGGACTGTTAGTGAAGACAGAGTGTCTGAATGGCTTTGGACACTGCATCGGATAG TTGTTGATGTAGTTCGAACAGATAGTCATCTTGAATTTTATGAGGATACAAAAAATTTGGCACGAATGTCTGATATTCTTGCTGTTTATGCATGGGTTGATCCTAGAACTGGATATTGCCAAG GTATGAGCGATTTGCTGTCTCCTTTTGTTGTCCTCTTCGAGGATAATGCTGATGCTTTTTGGTGCTTCGAGATGCTTCTAAGGAGAATG CGTGAAAACTTCCAAATGGAAGGCCCAACAGGTGTCATGAAACAGTTGCAAGGACTGTGGCACATCTTGGAGCTTACAGATAAAGAAATGTTTTCCCACCTATCCCTGATAGGTGCTGAGAGCCTGCATTTTGCTTTCCGGATGCTACTGGTACTTTTCCGGCGGGAGTTGTCTTTCAATGAGGCTCTGTCTATGTGGGAG ATGATGTGGGCAGCTGATTTTGATGAATCTTTGTCTTGCCATCTGGATGACAATTGCCCAGAACTATTAGTAATACAGATCCCTAGGGACTCTAGAGCAGAAATGGAACAAGAAAGCATTGACAATAGTCCTAGTTGTTTAAAGGGTGGTGCATCATCCAAAAAGGGACACCTAGAACACTCCGTATCTGACAACACAGGCATAAAGTCAGCATCAGCTCATCCCTTTTGTGGTTTGGCAAAAACATTTTGGTCCAGAAATGACCGCTTGCATGTTGGTACTGCATTATCAACAATGGGAAATGGCGATGATGAATTACCTGTTTTCTGTGTGGCAGCAATTCTTATCATGAACCGTCAAAAAATTATTCGAGAAACACATTCCATAGATGATCTAATAAAG ATATTTAACGACAATTTGTTAAAGATCAGGGTCAAGAGATGCATACGTACGGCTATCAAACTACGAAAGAAGTACTTTTACAAA CTGATCAAGAGCAGGAGCCCTGCAGCTGAGAGTGTTGACTAG
- the LOC113736768 gene encoding rab GTPase-activating protein 22 isoform X3: MCFEINKMLKPDKWQATFNGDGKVSGFQKVLKLIILGGVDPSIRPEVWEFLLGCYALSSTAEYRRQLRTARRERYTELIKQCQTMHSSIGTGSLAYVVGSKVMDMRTSSKDEGKREAEVQSRQASDVDTNKPDSYTNGNNNCTDTSHAYKRESSSDSGDLLSVRGSLIGAAYDSSCFLPASPISVHYKCSSPNPVKETFGSNFQAENYFDFPPLPVTDLFEKRKKDKKGFRSFDGGLSTRRRLRFGDEYMHSFRISNNADLVVESNHSAPDDILRCSNSESDVCWDGHNPVSWSENLVYETEVLNKLRISDAPETPPINAATSEAGTVSEDRVSEWLWTLHRIVVDVVRTDSHLEFYEDTKNLARMSDILAVYAWVDPRTGYCQGMSDLLSPFVVLFEDNADAFWCFEMLLRRMRENFQMEGPTGVMKQLQGLWHILELTDKEMFSHLSLIGAESLHFAFRMLLVLFRRELSFNEALSMWEMMWAADFDESLSCHLDDNCPELLVIQIPRDSRAEMEQESIDNSPSCLKGGASSKKGHLEHSVSDNTGIKSASAHPFCGLAKTFWSRNDRLHVGTALSTMGNGDDELPVFCVAAILIMNRQKIIRETHSIDDLIKIFNDNLLKIRVKRCIRTAIKLRKKYFYKLIKSRSPAAESVD; encoded by the exons ATGTGCTTTGAG ATAAACAAAATGCTCAAGCCTGATAAGTGGCAGGCAACTTTCAATGGAGATGGAAAAGTTTCTGGTTTTCAGAAAGTTCtgaaattgattattttgggG GGTGTGGATCCGTCTATAAGGCCTGAAGTATGGGAGTTTCTGTTGGGTTGTTATGCTTTGAGTAGTACGGCTGAATACCGTAGGCAGTTGAGAACTGCCAGGAG GGAGCGTTACACAGAACTTATTAAGCAATGTCAAACGATGCACTCAAGCATAGGAACCGGTTCCCTTGCCTACGTCGTTGGATCCAAGGTCATGGATATGAGAACCAGTTCCAAAGATGAAGGGAAAAGGGAAGCTGAAGTCCAAAGTAGACAAGCCTCTGATGTTGATACTAACAAGCCAGACAGTTACACTAATGGGAATAATAATTGTACAGATACATCACATGCATATAAAAGGGAAAGTTCTAGTGATTCTGGTGACCTTTTAAGTGTAAGAGGGAGCTTAATTGGTGCAGCATATGACTCTTCCTGTTTCCTGCCTGCCTCACCTATTTCTGTTCATTATAAGTGCAGTTCCCCAAATCCTGTGAAAGAAACATTTGGATCAAATTTTCAAGCTGAGAATTATTTTGATTTCCCTCCCTTACCTGTAACAGATTTGTTTGAGAAACGGAAAAAGGATAAGAAAGGATTCAGGTCATTTGATGGAGGACTTTCCACCCGCCGTAGATTGAGATTTGGAGATGAGTACATGCATAGTTTTCGAATTAGTAACAATGCAGATCTAGTTGTTGAATCAAACCATTCTGCACCTGATGATATTTTACGTTGTTCAAACTCTGAAAGTGATGTTTGTTGGGATGGGCATAATCCTGTTTCATGGTCTGAGAATCTAGTATATGAAACTGAGGTGCTTAACAAACTTAGGATATCTGATGCACCAGAAACTCCACCTATAAATGCAGCCACATCTGAAGCCGGGACTGTTAGTGAAGACAGAGTGTCTGAATGGCTTTGGACACTGCATCGGATAG TTGTTGATGTAGTTCGAACAGATAGTCATCTTGAATTTTATGAGGATACAAAAAATTTGGCACGAATGTCTGATATTCTTGCTGTTTATGCATGGGTTGATCCTAGAACTGGATATTGCCAAG GTATGAGCGATTTGCTGTCTCCTTTTGTTGTCCTCTTCGAGGATAATGCTGATGCTTTTTGGTGCTTCGAGATGCTTCTAAGGAGAATG CGTGAAAACTTCCAAATGGAAGGCCCAACAGGTGTCATGAAACAGTTGCAAGGACTGTGGCACATCTTGGAGCTTACAGATAAAGAAATGTTTTCCCACCTATCCCTGATAGGTGCTGAGAGCCTGCATTTTGCTTTCCGGATGCTACTGGTACTTTTCCGGCGGGAGTTGTCTTTCAATGAGGCTCTGTCTATGTGGGAG ATGATGTGGGCAGCTGATTTTGATGAATCTTTGTCTTGCCATCTGGATGACAATTGCCCAGAACTATTAGTAATACAGATCCCTAGGGACTCTAGAGCAGAAATGGAACAAGAAAGCATTGACAATAGTCCTAGTTGTTTAAAGGGTGGTGCATCATCCAAAAAGGGACACCTAGAACACTCCGTATCTGACAACACAGGCATAAAGTCAGCATCAGCTCATCCCTTTTGTGGTTTGGCAAAAACATTTTGGTCCAGAAATGACCGCTTGCATGTTGGTACTGCATTATCAACAATGGGAAATGGCGATGATGAATTACCTGTTTTCTGTGTGGCAGCAATTCTTATCATGAACCGTCAAAAAATTATTCGAGAAACACATTCCATAGATGATCTAATAAAG ATATTTAACGACAATTTGTTAAAGATCAGGGTCAAGAGATGCATACGTACGGCTATCAAACTACGAAAGAAGTACTTTTACAAA CTGATCAAGAGCAGGAGCCCTGCAGCTGAGAGTGTTGACTAG